In Nitrospirota bacterium, a single window of DNA contains:
- a CDS encoding glycine--tRNA ligase subunit beta, producing METLDLLLETGVEEVPAGFLPVALNLLKTLAEKFLTEAAVAFSDINTFATPRRLALIVTGVNPHQEGRTRELLGPPVKVAYDETGAPTKAAIAFAASNGIPVEKLEMRTKGKGQYVCAVIEEPGVAVKEIIGTIFIKIISALTFPKMMRWSDLDTRFVRPIQWLTALYGNEPVVFDFAGVRSSDKTYGHRFLSLGEIPCNGVSGYKELLRKHYVIVDQNERKAMIKAQLTDIAAQNSAFLHEDQSLLDTVTYLVEYPVAVIAAFSAERFLTLPPELLVSVMRDHQKYFALTDKAGKLINKFVVISNTTNDNAAVVRAGAERVIKARLDDAKFYYETDLKTPLIDLSNKLIGIVHHESIGTMLDKINRMYPFATSLADKLANNKPPGVADPFPDNAVIERAVKLSKADLLTGMVREFPELQGITGTRLAALNGELAEVSKALSEQYLPRFYGDEIPQTVTGTILSLSDKIDNIVSFFSAKLIPSGSEDPYALRRQGLGIIAILLKTGYRISLNEIFADAIRLNNFDASLVTVIEGFFRQRIEALLTTTIGYSYDIVSAAVEDFFSIPVIYLINKLDALKDFRTLDGYEEFLHAIKRVYNIIPVGFEGLTDSLRFGLDEEKSLYSALNETKDLIEESVSAGNYKRAVEEIKKLKGPINQFFEKVLVMDNDENKKNNRLSLLMDIRNLFLKIADFTKLQNV from the coding sequence ATGGAAACATTGGACTTATTGCTTGAGACAGGAGTAGAGGAGGTTCCGGCAGGTTTTTTGCCTGTTGCACTTAACTTATTAAAAACACTTGCCGAAAAATTTCTGACAGAAGCTGCCGTAGCATTTTCCGATATAAATACTTTTGCCACACCAAGACGCCTTGCACTTATTGTAACGGGAGTAAATCCACATCAGGAGGGACGCACACGCGAGCTACTAGGGCCACCCGTAAAGGTAGCCTATGACGAAACTGGCGCCCCCACTAAGGCTGCCATCGCTTTTGCCGCATCTAATGGCATACCGGTTGAAAAACTTGAAATGCGCACCAAAGGTAAAGGACAGTATGTGTGTGCCGTTATTGAGGAGCCTGGTGTGGCAGTAAAAGAGATTATCGGCACAATTTTTATAAAAATCATCTCTGCTCTAACATTTCCTAAAATGATGCGATGGAGTGACCTTGATACCCGCTTTGTAAGGCCAATTCAGTGGCTTACGGCTCTTTACGGTAATGAACCGGTTGTGTTTGATTTTGCAGGAGTTAGGAGCTCTGATAAGACTTACGGCCACAGGTTTTTATCCCTTGGTGAGATTCCCTGTAACGGTGTATCCGGCTACAAGGAGCTTTTACGGAAACATTACGTGATAGTTGATCAAAATGAACGCAAAGCAATGATAAAAGCGCAGCTTACCGATATAGCCGCTCAAAACAGCGCCTTTTTGCATGAGGATCAATCCCTGCTTGACACTGTTACGTACCTTGTTGAGTACCCAGTTGCTGTTATTGCTGCGTTTTCGGCTGAGAGATTTTTAACCTTACCCCCTGAGCTTTTGGTGAGCGTCATGCGGGACCATCAGAAGTACTTTGCGCTTACTGACAAAGCCGGAAAACTTATCAATAAGTTTGTTGTCATAAGTAACACAACTAATGACAATGCCGCTGTGGTAAGAGCCGGGGCAGAAAGGGTGATAAAGGCACGCCTTGATGACGCTAAGTTTTACTACGAGACAGATTTAAAAACTCCGCTCATTGATCTGTCAAATAAACTCATCGGTATAGTACATCACGAATCTATCGGCACTATGCTTGACAAGATAAACCGGATGTATCCTTTCGCCACATCACTTGCCGATAAATTAGCCAATAATAAACCGCCGGGGGTCGCTGACCCCTTTCCTGACAATGCCGTTATTGAAAGAGCGGTGAAACTTTCCAAGGCCGATCTCCTAACCGGTATGGTAAGAGAATTCCCGGAGCTTCAGGGTATAACCGGAACCCGCCTTGCCGCCCTTAACGGAGAGCTCGCTGAGGTAAGCAAAGCGCTTTCAGAACAGTATCTACCCCGATTTTACGGTGATGAGATACCACAAACCGTAACTGGCACGATTTTAAGCCTAAGTGATAAAATTGATAACATTGTATCGTTTTTTTCGGCAAAGCTTATTCCGTCAGGCTCTGAGGACCCGTATGCACTTAGAAGGCAGGGGCTTGGAATTATAGCTATACTGTTAAAAACAGGATACAGAATCAGTCTTAATGAGATTTTTGCTGATGCCATCAGGCTTAACAACTTTGATGCTTCTTTGGTTACAGTAATAGAGGGTTTTTTCCGGCAGCGCATAGAAGCCCTGCTTACAACAACGATAGGTTACAGTTACGATATAGTTTCTGCGGCTGTAGAGGACTTTTTTTCAATCCCTGTAATCTACCTGATAAACAAACTGGATGCCTTAAAAGACTTTAGAACCCTGGATGGATACGAGGAGTTTTTACACGCAATAAAACGAGTGTATAACATAATTCCTGTGGGATTTGAGGGTTTGACCGACTCATTAAGGTTTGGGCTTGATGAGGAGAAGTCATTATATAGCGCTCTTAATGAAACAAAGGACTTAATCGAAGAGTCGGTATCAGCCGGCAACTACAAGAGGGCCGTAGAGGAGATAAAGAAACTTAAGGGGCCGATAAACCAGTTTTTTGAAAAAGTACTGGTCATGGATAATGATGAAAACAAAAAGAACAACAGGTTGTCACTCCTAATGGATATAAGGAACTTGTTTCTAAAAATAGCGGATTTTACAAAACTCCAAAACGTGTAG
- a CDS encoding NADH:flavin oxidoreductase — MLLEKYNLKTIELRNRMVRSACYERMADNDGFVTDRIFKLYGDLAKGGVGLIISGNTLVHRTGFTVDKILCAYDDKYIAGLSEIASVVHKEGGKIALQLTHGGRQSVPALLDSKETIAPSAVYEPFMRAMPREMTEEEIWEIIGAFALTAKRAQKAGFDGVQIHGAHGYLVSQFLSGYTNRRDDAWGGDEERRFTFVGEILKAIRKEVGDSYPVFIKMNYDDFMPGGVTLPEALRTAKRLQNASIDAIEVSTSMYESKIKTARPKILDTADEAYNRVAAMEFKRAVSVPIMLVGGVRSKSVADNILKEGYADLISFGRPLIRQPNLPNLFQQGTERAACISCNGCMNFGKLDYVMCVQLNKHP, encoded by the coding sequence ATGCTGTTAGAAAAATATAACCTTAAGACGATAGAATTAAGAAACCGGATGGTTAGATCGGCCTGTTATGAAAGAATGGCAGATAATGACGGCTTTGTGACAGACAGAATATTTAAACTTTACGGTGATTTAGCTAAAGGCGGAGTGGGACTCATCATAAGCGGCAATACGTTAGTGCACCGCACAGGATTTACTGTGGATAAGATTCTGTGTGCTTATGATGATAAATATATAGCCGGACTTTCAGAAATAGCCTCTGTAGTACACAAAGAGGGGGGTAAAATTGCCCTTCAGTTAACACACGGAGGCAGACAGAGTGTTCCGGCACTTCTGGATAGTAAAGAAACTATTGCCCCATCTGCCGTGTATGAGCCGTTTATGAGGGCAATGCCCAGGGAGATGACAGAAGAGGAGATATGGGAGATTATAGGGGCTTTTGCACTTACCGCTAAAAGGGCTCAAAAGGCTGGCTTTGACGGCGTTCAGATTCACGGCGCACACGGATATCTTGTCAGTCAGTTTCTCTCCGGGTACACAAACAGGCGCGATGACGCATGGGGCGGGGATGAGGAGCGCAGATTCACTTTTGTCGGGGAAATATTAAAAGCCATACGAAAAGAGGTCGGAGACAGCTACCCTGTGTTTATTAAAATGAACTATGACGATTTTATGCCGGGAGGAGTTACCCTTCCTGAGGCACTAAGAACAGCCAAACGCCTTCAAAACGCCTCAATAGATGCCATAGAGGTCAGCACCAGCATGTACGAATCTAAAATTAAAACGGCAAGGCCTAAAATACTTGATACCGCTGATGAGGCATATAATCGTGTTGCCGCTATGGAGTTCAAAAGAGCGGTCTCAGTACCCATAATGCTTGTCGGAGGAGTTCGTTCAAAGTCTGTAGCCGATAATATTTTGAAAGAGGGGTATGCCGATCTGATATCATTTGGCAGACCTCTTATCAGACAACCCAACCTTCCGAATCTTTTTCAGCAGGGTACAGAACGGGCCGCCTGCATCTCCTGTAACGGCTGCATGAATTTCG